CCCAACGATTTCGCGGTAAAACGGTAGTGATCACCGGCGCCTGCCGTGGCATCGGCGCCGGCATTGCCGAGCGCTTCGCCCAGGAAGGCGCCCACCTGGTACTGGCCTCCAACGACCTGGAGCGCGTGACCTTCACCGCCGAGCAACTGGCCCGGGAATACGGCGTGAGCACCCTCGCCCTCGGCATCGATGTCACCGACGAAAGCGATATCGAACGCCTCTACCGCGAAGGCCACGCCCGCTTCGGCAGCATTGACGTGTCGGTGCAGAACGCCGGCATCATCACCATCGACCACTACGACACCATGCCCCGCGCCGATTTCGACAAGGTGCTGCAGGTCAACACCACTGGCGTGTGGCTGGGCTGCCGGGAAGCCGCCAAGTACATGGTCAAGCAAGGCAGCGGCCGCTTGATCAACACCTCGTCCGGCCAGGGTCGTCAGGGGTTCATTTACACGCCCCACTATGCCGCCAGCAAAATGGGCGTGATCGGTATCACCCAGAGCCTGTCCCTGGAGCTGGCGCGGCACAACATCACGGTCAACGCGTTTTGCCCCGGCATCATCGAAAGCGAGATGTGGGACTACAACGACCGCGTGTGGGGCGAGATCCTCAGCACCGACGAAAAACGCTACGCCAAGGGCGAGTTGATGGCCGAATGGGTCAAGAACATCCCCCTGCGTCGTGCTGGCAAACCCTCGGATGTAGCCGGTTTGGTGGCCTTCCTGGCTTCGGATGACGCGGCCTACCTGACCGGCCAGGCGATCAATATCGACGGCGGCCTGATCATGTCGTAAGGGTTTGGTATCCTCACCCGCATTGATGTCATCACTGAGGCCTTCATGAGCCAGATCGAAGAACAGCGCCTGATCACCAAGATCGCGAGCCTCTATTACGAAGAAGGGCTCAAGCAGTCCGAAATCTCCACGCAACTGGACCTGTCCCAGTCCTTTATCAGCCGCGCCCTGCGCCGGGCGCTGGCGGAGGGTGTGGTGAAGATCAGCGTGATGCGCCTGCAAGGCCTGCACCTGGAGCTCGAAAGCCAATTGCAACGCCGCTACGGCGTGCGCCGGGTGATCGTGGTGGAAGCCACCGAGCCCAGCAGTGATGAAAGCATCAAGCAAGCCATCGGCTCGGCCGCCGCGCACTACCTGGAAACCAGCCTATCGCCCCAGGACCGTATCGGCATTTCGTCGTGGAGCAGCACCATTCGCGCAATGGTCGGCCACCTGCATGCGCAGCCGGGCAAGCAAG
The genomic region above belongs to Pseudomonas sp. S35 and contains:
- a CDS encoding SDR family oxidoreductase, which translates into the protein MSQRFRGKTVVITGACRGIGAGIAERFAQEGAHLVLASNDLERVTFTAEQLAREYGVSTLALGIDVTDESDIERLYREGHARFGSIDVSVQNAGIITIDHYDTMPRADFDKVLQVNTTGVWLGCREAAKYMVKQGSGRLINTSSGQGRQGFIYTPHYAASKMGVIGITQSLSLELARHNITVNAFCPGIIESEMWDYNDRVWGEILSTDEKRYAKGELMAEWVKNIPLRRAGKPSDVAGLVAFLASDDAAYLTGQAINIDGGLIMS